Proteins found in one Orcinus orca chromosome 11, mOrcOrc1.1, whole genome shotgun sequence genomic segment:
- the KCNH3 gene encoding potassium voltage-gated channel subfamily H member 3 isoform X2: MQRGCACSFLYGPDTSELVRQQIRKALDEHKEFKAELILYRKSGLPFWCLLDVIPIKNEKGEVALFLVSHKDISDTKNRGGPDSWKETGGGRRRYGRAGSKGFNANRRRSRAVLYHLSGHLQKQPKGKHKLNKGVFGEKPNLPEYKVAAIRKSPFILLHCGALRATWDGFILLATLYVAVTVPYSVCVSTAREPSAARGPPSVCDLAVEVLFILDIVLNFRTTFVSKSGQVVFAPKSICLHYVSTWFLLDVIAALPFDLLHAFKVNVYFGAHLLKTLRLLRLLRLLPRLDRYSQYSAVVLTLLMAVFALLAHWVACIWFYIGQREIESSASELPEIGWLQELARRLETPYYLVGRSPAIGNSSGQSDNCSSSSSEANRTGPELLGGPSLRSAYITSLYFALSSLTSVGFGNVSANTDTEKIFSICTMLIGALMHAVVFGNVTAIIQRMYARRFLYHSRTRDLRDYIRIHRIPKPLKQRMLEYFQATWAVNNGIDTTELLQSLPDELRADIAMHLHKEVLQLPLFEAASRGCLRALSLALRPAFCTPGEYLIHQGDALQALYFVCSGSMEVLKGGTVLAILGKGDLIGCELPRREQVVKANADVKGLTYCVLQCLQLAGLHESLALYPEFAPRFSRGLRGELSYNLGAGGGPAEVDTSSLSGDNTLMSTLEEKETDGEQGPAASPAPADEPSSPLLSPSCTSSSSAAKLLSPRRPAPRHPLGGRGRPGRAGALQAEAGPSAHPQSLEGLRLPSVPWNVPPDLSPRVVDGIEDGCGSDQPKFSFRVRRSGPECSSSPSPGPENSLLTVPLGPSEVRNTDMLDKLRQAVMELSEQVLQMREGLQSLRQAVQLILAPHGEGPSPRASGEGPCPASASGLLQPLCVDTGTSSYCLQPPAGSVLSGTRPHPRPGPPPLVAPWPWGPPASQSSPWPQATAFWTSTSDSEPPGSGELCPEPSTPGPPPPEEGARTGPPEPMNQAEAASTGEPPPGAGGLALPWEPQSLEMVLIGCHGSGTVQWTQEEGTGV, encoded by the exons ATGCAGCGGGGCTGTGCCTGCTCCTTCCTCTATGGGCCAGACACCAGTGAGCTCGTCCGCCAACAGATCCGCAAGGCCCTGGATGAGCACAAGGAGTTCAAGGCCGAGCTGATCCTGTACCGGAAGAGCG GGCTCCCGTTCTGGTGTCTCCTGGATGTGATACCCATAAAGAATGAGAAAGGGGAGGTGGCCCTCTTCCTGGTCTCTCACAAGGACATCAGTGATACCAAGAACCGAGGGGGCCCCGACAGCTGGAAGGAGACAG GTGGTGGCCGACGCCGATATGGCCGGGCAGGGTCCAAAGGCTTCAATGCCAACCGGCGACGGAGCCGGGCTGTGCTCTACCACCTGTCTGGGCACCTGCAGAAGCAGCCCAAGGGCAAGCACAAGCTCAATAAG GGGGTGTTTGGAGAGAAGCCAAATTTGCCCGAGTACAAAGTCGCTGCCATCCGGAAGTCACCCTTCATCCTGCTGCACTGTGGGGCACTGAGGGCCACGTGGGACGGCTTCATCCTGCTCGCCACCCTCTACGTGGCTGTCACCGTGCCCTACAGCGTGTGCGTGAGCACAGCCCGGGAGCCCAGTGCCGCCCGTGGCCCTCCCAGCGTCTGCGACCTGGCCGTGGAGGTCCTCTTCATTCTTG ACATTGTGCTGAATTTCCGCACCACGTTCGTGTCCAAGTCGGGCCAGGTGGTGTTTGCCCCAAAGTCCATTTGCCTCCACTACGTTAGCACCTGGTTCCTACTGGATGTCATTGCGGCGCTGCCCTTCGACCTGCTACACGCCTTCAAGGTCAACGTG tACTTCGGGGCGCATCTGCTGAAGACGCTGCGCCTGCTGCGCCTGCTGCGCCTGCTCCCGCGGTTGGACCGCTACTCGCAGTACAGCGCCGTGGTGCTGACCCTGCTCATGGCCGTGTTCGCCCTGCTCGCCCACTGGGTGGCCTGCATCTGGTTCTACATCGGCCAGCGGGAAATCGAGAGCAGCGCCTCCGAGCTGCCTGAGATCG gctggctGCAGGAGCTGGCCCGCCGACTGGAGACCCCCTACTACCTGGTGGGCCGGAGCCCAGCTATAGGGAACAGCTCTGGCCAGAGTGACAactgtagcagcagcagcagcgaagCCAACAGGACGGGGCCCGAGCTCCTGGGCGGCCCCTCACTGCGCAGCGCCTACATCACCTCCCTCTACTTCGCACTCAGCAGCCTCACCAGCGTGGGCTTCGGCAACGTGTCTGCCAACACGGACACGGAGAAGATCTTCTCCATCTGCACCATGCTCATCGGCG ccctgatGCACGCGGTGGTGTTTGGGAACGTGACGGCCATCATCCAGCGCATGTACGCCCGCCGCTTTCTGTACCACAGCCGCACCCGCGACCTGCGCGACTACATCCGCATCCACCGCATTCCCAAGCCCCTCAAGCAGCGCATGCTCGAGTACTTCCAGGCGACCTGGGCGGTGAACAACGGTATCGACACCACCGAG CTGTTGCAGAGCCTCCCGGACGAGCTCCGCGCAGACATTGCCATGCACCTTCACAAGGAGGTCCTGCAGCTGCCCCTGTTTGAGGCGGCGAGCCGCGGCTGCCTGCGGGCGCTGTCCCTGGCCCTGCGGCCCGCCTTTTGCACGCCTGGCGAGTATCTCATCCACCAAGGCGACGCCCTCCAGGCCCTCTACTTCGTCTGCTCCGGCTCCATGGAGGTGCTCAAGGGCGGCACCGTGCTCGCCATCCTAG GGAAGGGCGATCTGATTGGCTGTGAGCTGCCCCGGCGTGAGCAGGTGGTCAAGGCCAACGCCGATGTGAAGGGGCTGACGTACTGCGTCCTGCAGTGTCTGCAGCTGGCTGGCCTGCACGAGAGCCTCGCGCTGTACCCCGAGTTCGCCCCCCGCTTCAGCAGGGGCCTCCGAGGGGAGCTCAGCTACAACCTGGGTGCTGGCGGAGGCCCCGCAGAG GTGGACACCAGCTCCCTGAGCGGCGACAACACCCTCATGTCCACACTGGAGGAGAAGGAGACAGACGGGGAGCAGGGCCCCGCAGCCTCGCCAGCCCCAGCTGATGAGCCCTCCAGCCCCCTGCTGTCCCCCAGCTGCACCTCATCCTCCTCGGCCGCCAAGCTGCTATCACCACGACGACCAGCACCCCGGCACCCGCTGGGTGGCAGAGGGCGGCCGGGCAGGGCGGGAGCTTTGCAGGCTGAGGCCGGCCCCTCTGCTCACCCTCAGAGCTTAGAGGGGCTGCGGCTGCCCTCTGTGCCATGGAATGTACCCCCAGATCTGAGCCCCAG GGTAGTAGATGGCATTGAGGACGGCTGTGGCTCTGACCAGCCCAAGTTCTCTTTCCGGGTGAGGCGGTCTGGCCCAGAATGTAGCAGCAGCCCCTCTCCCGGACCAG AGAACAGCCTGCTCACTGTCCCCCTTGGGCCCAGCGAGGTGAGGAACACAGACATGCTGGACAAGCTTCGGCAGGCG GTGATGGAGCTGTCTGAGCAGGTGCTGCAGATGCGGGAGGGGCTGCAGTCCCTTCGCCAGGCTGTGCAGCTCATCCTGGCACCCCATGGGGAGGGCCCATCCCCTCGGGCGTCAGGAGAGGGGCCCTGCCCGGCCAGCGCCTCTGGGCTCCTGCAGCCTCTGTGTGTGGACACTGGGACGTCCTCCTACTGCCTGCAGCCCCCAGCTGGCTCTGTCTTGAGTGGGACCCGGCCCCACCCTCGTCCAGGGCCCCCTCCCCTCGTGGCACCCTGGCCCTGGGGCCCCCCGGCGTCTCAGAGCTCCCCCTGGCCTCAAGCCACAGCTTTTTGGACCTCCACCTCTGACTC